From Pseudomonadota bacterium, one genomic window encodes:
- a CDS encoding ABC transporter substrate-binding protein has product MALPAAAQTELTMYYPIAVGGALTEVVDSIVSEFESANPDISVNAVYSGNYDDTRVRALSALNSGEPAQLAVMFSIDAYDLIEQDLILPFDDMVSDAGWLESFYPALMANGKIEGKTWGIPFQRSTIVAYYNKDQFRAAGLDPDAPPTTWDELISMGKALTNDDTYGLMIPSTGYPYWMFQALAIQNGKEVMSNDGLTTFFDDNTVVDTLNFWKSLSAEHGIMPEGTVEWGTLRQAFLEGQTAMMWHSTGNLTAVKNNASFDFGVAELPANVRKGSPTGGGNFYVFKDTSDEERAAALKLIQFMTSPEQAAAWSIATGYMGVSPAAYETDALKSYTADFPPALVARNQLENAVAEFSTFETARVRDGLNNAIQSALTGSKSAEDALGEAQSAANRLLKAYR; this is encoded by the coding sequence ATGGCACTGCCGGCTGCGGCCCAGACCGAGTTGACCATGTACTACCCCATCGCGGTGGGCGGCGCCTTGACCGAGGTGGTTGACAGCATCGTGTCCGAATTTGAGTCGGCCAACCCTGACATCAGCGTCAATGCCGTGTATTCGGGGAACTACGACGACACGCGTGTACGCGCATTGTCCGCGCTCAATTCGGGCGAGCCAGCGCAACTTGCCGTGATGTTCTCCATCGACGCCTACGATCTGATCGAGCAGGACCTGATCCTGCCGTTTGACGACATGGTGTCAGACGCGGGCTGGTTGGAGAGTTTCTACCCCGCACTGATGGCAAACGGCAAGATCGAAGGCAAGACCTGGGGTATCCCATTTCAACGCTCAACCATCGTCGCCTACTACAACAAGGACCAGTTTCGTGCGGCGGGACTGGATCCGGATGCCCCGCCGACAACCTGGGACGAGCTGATCAGCATGGGCAAAGCGCTGACCAACGACGACACCTACGGTTTGATGATTCCCTCGACCGGCTACCCGTACTGGATGTTCCAGGCCCTCGCCATCCAAAACGGTAAGGAAGTGATGTCGAATGACGGGCTGACCACGTTCTTCGACGACAACACCGTCGTCGATACATTGAATTTCTGGAAATCACTCTCGGCCGAGCACGGCATCATGCCCGAGGGTACAGTCGAGTGGGGCACGCTGCGCCAGGCCTTCCTCGAAGGCCAGACCGCAATGATGTGGCACTCGACAGGCAACCTCACTGCGGTGAAGAACAACGCCAGTTTTGATTTTGGTGTTGCCGAGTTGCCAGCCAACGTGCGAAAGGGGTCACCGACCGGTGGCGGTAATTTCTACGTGTTCAAAGACACTTCAGACGAAGAGCGTGCCGCCGCGCTGAAGTTGATCCAGTTCATGACCTCTCCCGAGCAAGCTGCTGCCTGGTCGATTGCCACCGGCTACATGGGCGTCTCTCCCGCGGCTTACGAGACCGACGCCCTGAAATCCTACACCGCGGATTTCCCGCCTGCGTTGGTCGCTCGAAACCAGTTGGAAAACGCGGTCGCGGAGTTTTCGACCTTCGAAACGGCGCGGGTTCGTGACGGTTTGAACAATGCCATTCAATCGGCACTGACCGGTTCCAAGAGCGCTGAAGACGCCTTGGGTGAGGCCCAATCTGCTGCAAATCGTTTGTTGAAAGCCTACCGCTAG
- a CDS encoding sugar ABC transporter permease, which produces MQKNTTPEHRSNAIYGWLLLAPAAVMLSVFAFYPSIATLWSSLFSRGTRRRPSEFIGLENYADLFADPTFWVVVQNNLFYAAVTIPVSIGIALAMALWANANISARSFVRTAYFTPTVLPMIAAANLWLFFYTPGLGVLDKIGSLFGLPSVNWLGQPDTALWAVVIVTIWKEAGFFMIFYLAALQTIPADLKEAADIEGASRWTYTRRIVLPLLMPTTLFIMVNAMINSVKLIDHLFILTKGGPSDASKLILYYIWEMAFAFFDAPHAAALTILVLTVLCIVAAVQFFYLDKRTHYQ; this is translated from the coding sequence ATGCAAAAAAACACGACACCCGAACATCGCAGCAACGCCATTTACGGCTGGCTCTTGCTCGCACCTGCGGCAGTGATGTTGTCGGTGTTTGCGTTTTACCCATCCATTGCCACGCTGTGGTCCAGTCTCTTCTCACGGGGCACGCGCCGGAGGCCAAGCGAATTCATCGGCCTTGAGAACTACGCCGATCTGTTCGCGGACCCGACCTTCTGGGTGGTGGTCCAGAACAACCTGTTCTATGCCGCGGTCACGATTCCGGTATCGATCGGTATCGCCCTCGCCATGGCCCTCTGGGCCAACGCAAACATCTCTGCCCGCAGTTTTGTTCGCACCGCCTACTTCACGCCCACCGTGTTGCCGATGATCGCAGCGGCCAACCTGTGGTTGTTTTTCTACACGCCGGGTCTTGGCGTGCTGGACAAGATTGGCTCGCTGTTCGGCCTGCCGTCGGTGAATTGGCTGGGCCAACCCGACACCGCGCTCTGGGCGGTCGTGATCGTCACGATCTGGAAAGAAGCGGGATTCTTCATGATCTTCTATCTCGCTGCCCTGCAGACCATACCCGCCGACCTGAAAGAAGCTGCGGATATCGAAGGCGCCAGCCGTTGGACCTACACCCGACGCATCGTGTTGCCGCTGCTGATGCCGACAACACTCTTCATCATGGTCAACGCGATGATCAACTCGGTCAAACTGATCGACCACCTGTTCATTCTGACCAAGGGGGGGCCTTCGGACGCCTCCAAGTTGATCCTCTACTACATCTGGGAAATGGCGTTTGCATTCTTCGACGCGCCCCACGCTGCAGCACTGACGATTCTGGTCCTGACTGTGTTGTGCATCGTCGCCGCTGTGCAATTCTTCTACCTCGACAAGCGGACACACTACCAGTGA
- a CDS encoding carbohydrate ABC transporter permease gives MSKLSHALDSLGAIVLAIVWVSPLLFAFWAAFHTTSDAVNFDLLSAWTLDNFRTAWAGAPWLRYFLNTFLLVTIVLIGQFFFTTLAGFAFAKLQFPGKDLVFILVLMQLFILPEVLIVENYAMVSRLGLFDTLFGVGMPYMASAFGIFLMRQSFKSVPIELHEAARIEGCTLLGILWRVYVPLAKPTYLAYALVSVSTHWNNFLWPLIVTNSPDTRPLTVGLSIFGAPENGVDISVISAATMMSVAPLLIAFLVFQRQFVQAFLRAGIK, from the coding sequence GTGAGCAAGTTGAGCCACGCACTGGATAGCCTGGGCGCCATCGTGCTCGCGATTGTGTGGGTATCGCCGCTTCTCTTCGCTTTCTGGGCTGCTTTTCACACGACGTCGGACGCGGTGAATTTTGATCTGTTGTCCGCGTGGACGCTCGACAACTTTCGCACGGCCTGGGCGGGTGCACCTTGGCTCCGTTACTTCCTGAACACCTTTCTGCTCGTCACGATCGTGCTGATAGGGCAGTTCTTTTTCACAACCTTGGCCGGATTCGCCTTCGCCAAACTGCAGTTCCCAGGAAAGGATCTGGTGTTCATCCTGGTCTTGATGCAGTTGTTTATCCTCCCGGAAGTGTTGATCGTTGAGAACTACGCGATGGTTTCGCGGCTTGGTTTGTTCGACACACTCTTCGGCGTCGGAATGCCCTACATGGCAAGTGCCTTTGGCATATTCCTGATGCGTCAATCGTTCAAATCGGTGCCCATCGAATTGCACGAAGCGGCGCGCATCGAGGGGTGCACCTTGCTTGGCATCCTGTGGCGGGTCTACGTCCCGCTCGCAAAACCCACCTATCTCGCGTACGCATTGGTCTCCGTGTCGACGCACTGGAACAACTTTCTCTGGCCACTGATTGTCACCAACTCGCCTGACACTCGGCCCCTGACCGTCGGTTTGTCCATTTTCGGTGCGCCGGAGAACGGCGTGGACATCAGTGTCATCTCAGCCGCGACGATGATGTCGGTGGCGCCGCTTCTGATCGCGTTTCTGGTCTTTCAGCGTCAGTTTGTTCAAGCCTTCCTCAGAGCCGGCATCAAATGA
- a CDS encoding phosphodiesterase — MTTVLHLSDTHLARTGALVSGRLNTHQPLERMVKRIQRAHTQWGTLDAILVTGDISDDGSPESYAQFRELMSPLGVPVYVIPGNHDAREPMRDAFVVDGYLPTTGHLNWRCHIGELTVVGLDTLVEGQGFGRLSEESLAYLESQLRAARKRPTLIALHHPPFRTGIAFMDAICLRNRAAFRDVMAHAQGDVRILCGHVHSLFVSDVGGHLAFSAPSTCSNFELDTRPEAPVGYFDRDDGGVLHRWDGSFTSVRIGPQPGTGPHPFN, encoded by the coding sequence ATGACCACCGTTCTGCACCTGTCGGACACCCACCTCGCACGCACAGGGGCGCTGGTGTCCGGTCGCCTGAACACACACCAGCCGCTCGAGCGGATGGTGAAGCGGATCCAGCGCGCACACACGCAGTGGGGCACACTTGACGCCATACTCGTAACCGGTGACATCAGCGACGACGGCAGTCCAGAAAGCTACGCGCAGTTTCGCGAGCTGATGTCTCCGCTCGGTGTTCCGGTGTACGTCATTCCGGGCAACCACGACGCGCGCGAACCGATGCGCGACGCGTTTGTGGTCGACGGCTACCTGCCCACCACGGGCCACCTGAACTGGCGTTGCCACATTGGCGAGCTGACTGTGGTCGGGCTCGATACGCTGGTCGAAGGTCAGGGCTTTGGCCGCTTGAGCGAAGAATCACTCGCCTACCTGGAAAGCCAACTGCGTGCGGCACGCAAGCGTCCCACGTTGATCGCGCTTCACCATCCCCCTTTTCGTACCGGCATCGCATTCATGGACGCGATCTGTCTCAGAAACCGCGCGGCATTCCGAGATGTGATGGCACACGCACAAGGTGACGTCCGGATTCTGTGCGGACACGTCCACAGCCTGTTCGTCTCCGATGTCGGCGGCCACCTCGCCTTCTCAGCGCCTTCAACCTGCAGCAATTTCGAACTCGATACCCGCCCCGAGGCACCGGTCGGCTATTTCGACCGTGACGATGGCGGCGTGTTGCACCGCTGGGACGGCAGCTTCACCAGTGTTCGGATCGGACCCCAGCCGGGGACTGGGCCGCACCCGTTCAACTGA